The following coding sequences are from one Paenarthrobacter ureafaciens window:
- a CDS encoding DUF1579 family protein: MDTPKNAAEVLRPFLGRWRGITEIASSAWGPARTAEAEAVFTAAAGGHAVVQSYRHKESGGAHLEGHGMFSVDPTHGGTLWYYVDSHGQAPSAPVRGHWTSGTLGFERRTADGVARHTFRVEEGTLVHTAELRLEGRTAFSPLLKSVFRKA; encoded by the coding sequence GTGGACACACCAAAGAACGCAGCAGAGGTCCTGCGCCCCTTCCTGGGGCGCTGGCGGGGCATCACGGAGATAGCATCCTCGGCGTGGGGACCGGCACGTACGGCCGAGGCCGAGGCTGTGTTCACGGCTGCAGCCGGCGGGCATGCCGTCGTCCAGAGCTACAGGCACAAGGAATCGGGCGGCGCCCACCTTGAGGGCCACGGGATGTTCTCGGTGGATCCGACGCACGGCGGCACCCTGTGGTACTACGTGGACAGCCATGGGCAGGCGCCCTCAGCGCCGGTCCGGGGCCACTGGACATCGGGCACCTTGGGTTTCGAGCGGCGAACGGCCGACGGCGTTGCCCGCCACACGTTCCGCGTGGAAGAAGGAACCCTGGTTCACACGGCGGAACTGCGCCTGGAAGGCAGAACCGCGTTCAGCCCGCTGCTCAAGAGCGTCTTCAGGAAGGCCTAA
- a CDS encoding MoaD/ThiS family protein: protein MLVRYFAAARAAAGVEEEIHHLPEGTSLEALLEAALAVERPQPPEGTPALARIVARSSFLRNEVAVRDHSAPLGAEDVIDVLPPFAGG, encoded by the coding sequence TTGCTCGTCCGCTACTTCGCTGCCGCGCGCGCCGCGGCAGGCGTTGAAGAAGAAATCCACCACCTTCCGGAAGGCACCAGCCTGGAAGCCTTGCTGGAAGCGGCGCTCGCCGTCGAACGTCCCCAGCCTCCCGAAGGCACCCCGGCGCTTGCGCGGATCGTGGCAAGGAGCAGTTTCCTGAGGAACGAGGTTGCCGTCAGGGACCACTCCGCGCCGCTGGGAGCGGAGGACGTCATCGACGTCCTGCCGCCGTTCGCCGGCGGTTAG
- the moaA gene encoding GTP 3',8-cyclase MoaA produces MSVQLGMPPLPSGGTAGTGQVPPPRPADVPTGLWDRYGRRATDMRLSLTDKCNLRCTYCMPAEGLEWLSKQAVMTKDEIVRIVRVGVGALGVRELRLTGGEPLVRADLVDIIAALRAEQPDLPISMTTNGVGLDKKAAALKAAGLTRINVSLDSLHEETFTKLTRRPFLDRVLAGVDAAWEAGLGPVKLNAVLMRGINDAESPHLLAWALGRGYELRFIEQMPLDADHGWTRRNMITAAEIREMLSTEFVLSADPRERDGAPAERFEVRRRDAATGEPAGEVLGTVGIIASVTEPFCADCRRTRITAEGKIMSCLFSHEEFDLLGLLRAGATDQQLAERWQDAMWVKPKAHGMDHTGLGAPDFVQPDRSMSAIGG; encoded by the coding sequence ATGAGTGTTCAGCTGGGCATGCCGCCGCTTCCCTCGGGCGGCACGGCAGGAACGGGACAGGTTCCGCCCCCACGGCCCGCCGATGTGCCGACGGGGTTGTGGGACCGTTACGGACGCCGCGCCACCGACATGCGGCTTTCCCTGACCGACAAATGCAATCTCCGGTGTACCTACTGCATGCCCGCCGAGGGGCTTGAGTGGCTCTCCAAGCAAGCCGTCATGACCAAGGACGAGATCGTACGGATCGTGCGTGTCGGCGTCGGGGCCCTGGGCGTCCGCGAACTGCGCCTGACCGGAGGCGAACCCTTGGTACGGGCCGACCTGGTGGACATCATCGCCGCCCTTCGCGCAGAACAACCGGACCTCCCTATCTCCATGACCACCAATGGCGTCGGACTGGACAAGAAAGCCGCTGCCCTGAAGGCGGCGGGCCTGACCCGCATCAACGTTTCCCTCGACTCCCTGCACGAGGAAACGTTCACCAAGCTCACCCGGCGGCCCTTCCTGGACCGTGTCCTTGCGGGCGTGGATGCGGCCTGGGAAGCAGGGCTGGGACCGGTCAAGCTGAACGCTGTCCTGATGCGCGGCATCAATGATGCCGAGTCGCCGCACCTGCTGGCATGGGCGTTGGGACGTGGTTACGAACTGCGGTTCATCGAGCAGATGCCGCTTGACGCGGACCACGGCTGGACGCGCCGCAACATGATTACGGCCGCCGAGATCCGGGAGATGTTGTCGACTGAGTTCGTGTTGAGCGCGGATCCGCGCGAACGCGACGGGGCTCCGGCGGAACGTTTTGAAGTACGACGCCGGGATGCGGCTACCGGTGAACCGGCAGGTGAGGTCCTCGGAACAGTCGGCATCATCGCGTCCGTCACCGAACCGTTCTGTGCCGATTGCCGCCGGACCCGGATCACCGCCGAAGGCAAGATCATGAGCTGCCTCTTCTCCCACGAAGAGTTTGACCTCCTGGGCCTCCTCCGCGCAGGAGCAACGGACCAGCAACTCGCCGAACGGTGGCAGGACGCGATGTGGGTCAAGCCCAAGGCCCACGGCATGGACCACACGGGACTGGGTGCACCTGACTTCGTGCAACCTGACCGCAGCATGAGCGCAATCGGAGGCTGA